The following coding sequences lie in one Thalassoglobus polymorphus genomic window:
- a CDS encoding RNA polymerase sigma factor: MVADDADQFVSRFDAQPTRWSMVQKAHGQSLTGGEEARKYLVMRYSPAIRRYVRAITRDEDQADEIAQDVMVRLLQGDFAGADPQKGRFRDLLKVAIRNMTRNIWTKQKVRKTVDYDLDLNADDSENETDILWTDEWRQQLLELAWDQLQEHQNSHHGSVAYTILKLRTDAPDASSNELAERLSQKIGKTVRADQARQQLRRARVRFAEYLVSEVADGIEVTSPDRIEEELGALGLLERIRDVLSEDWASKHQEKENNS, translated from the coding sequence ATGGTCGCTGACGACGCGGATCAATTTGTCTCCAGGTTCGATGCTCAACCGACACGTTGGAGCATGGTGCAGAAGGCTCATGGTCAATCTCTGACAGGCGGAGAAGAGGCACGCAAATACTTGGTGATGCGATACTCTCCTGCGATTCGGCGCTATGTGAGAGCAATCACCAGAGACGAAGATCAGGCAGATGAAATTGCTCAAGATGTGATGGTACGTCTGCTTCAGGGAGACTTCGCTGGTGCTGACCCTCAGAAGGGACGATTTCGCGACCTTCTCAAAGTGGCGATTCGAAACATGACACGAAACATTTGGACAAAGCAGAAAGTCCGCAAGACTGTCGATTATGATCTGGATTTGAATGCGGACGATTCTGAAAATGAAACAGACATTCTCTGGACAGATGAATGGCGACAGCAATTGCTTGAATTGGCATGGGATCAGCTTCAGGAACACCAGAACAGCCACCACGGGAGCGTCGCCTACACGATTCTAAAGTTGCGTACAGATGCCCCAGATGCTTCCTCAAACGAACTGGCGGAACGGCTCAGCCAGAAAATTGGGAAAACCGTACGAGCTGATCAAGCTCGCCAGCAATTACGCCGAGCGAGAGTGCGATTTGCCGAGTATCTTGTTTCAGAAGTAGCTGATGGGATTGAAGTTACGTCGCCTGACCGCATCGAAGAGGAGTTGGGGGCACTGGGGTTGTTAGAGAGAATCCGGGACGTTCTTTCCGAAGATTGGGCGTCAAAACATCAAGAAAAGGAAAATAATTCATAA
- a CDS encoding serine/threonine-protein kinase produces MGVESLEPDNRAENDPAVETELFGTLSGDQPSAKASAPPMVPDITGFRILSLLGRGGMGSVYLAEHLQLGRLVAIKIVANGATASEKLLSRFHDESRAVAAVTHPGVCQIYEVGEENGLPFLAMEYIKGETLSESIRRQLPSNTDVAKYVRDIALAIEACHQAGILHRDLKPANVMLTSDCTIKVMDFGLAKRLETQDGSHTRTGEIIGTPSYMSPEQASGVVKQFTPATDVYAIGTILYEALTGRPPFQTPDAMQTIMMVLTEDPISPRKLQPRVPVDLETICLNCLQKKPAKRYQSAASLAEDVQRFLDNEPILARKTPLWEQGWKWVRRHPTYTTLAMMLFLVVVGAVVGVSLHVDRLQVELDRSERLFEDSQELGEWLVNRHIPEIARIRGGTEQQENLVARTLQHLQELESDIAADQRLAEYLAQAYLRIAEVQSDPFFATESRREQALASYQNALRLFENLADFAPQDSELTLSARLQVLIEMARINIHLHRFDQATQLIQQASALLPPSGSSNPTIQFAELQISELETTVGHRQGSITPENALARYRDLYKSSIPLVGKLPVAARHDLCQARLCRKEVEIRSQQGVDHQGDRKVELQTVRNSLKEIFQQSSLDRHALWTISATQAELARQFRKVGDVQEADSLLEDAIDQQQGLVSEILQSSVLVQSLLEMLEQKIEVELTRPNLDQALEFTRQHLAAAEELYLSSPEGFRNDYRKSLELLAEVQRRRHRYQEAEVAILSAIKLHRDSPDETQQLALAKLLKFHAELMVESTGSRSIEPERIKALQAAIDRLKASISIYERIGAPTQSESGPLYWKTISRLHEFEEQFEQIMLHSRERSRSVQRPTSPLLIGPSEKTD; encoded by the coding sequence TTGGGAGTTGAATCGCTGGAGCCGGACAATAGAGCCGAAAATGATCCTGCCGTAGAAACTGAACTCTTCGGCACCCTCAGCGGAGATCAGCCTTCCGCGAAGGCTTCAGCACCTCCAATGGTCCCGGATATTACAGGATTTCGAATCCTTTCTTTGCTCGGTCGAGGTGGGATGGGCTCTGTCTACCTTGCAGAACACCTCCAGTTAGGACGCCTGGTCGCGATCAAAATCGTTGCGAATGGGGCAACCGCTTCTGAGAAATTACTCTCCCGATTTCACGATGAGTCCAGAGCCGTTGCTGCGGTCACGCATCCGGGTGTCTGCCAAATATACGAAGTCGGAGAAGAGAACGGGCTGCCATTTCTGGCAATGGAATATATCAAGGGCGAAACGCTGTCAGAGTCAATTCGCAGGCAGCTCCCTTCGAACACCGATGTTGCTAAATATGTTCGCGACATCGCACTCGCGATAGAGGCGTGTCACCAGGCTGGAATCCTCCATCGTGATTTAAAACCAGCCAATGTCATGCTGACGTCCGACTGCACCATTAAAGTGATGGATTTTGGATTAGCGAAGCGCCTTGAAACGCAGGATGGAAGTCATACAAGGACGGGCGAAATTATTGGGACTCCGAGCTACATGTCGCCCGAACAGGCGAGCGGAGTCGTCAAACAGTTCACGCCAGCGACCGATGTCTACGCGATCGGAACAATTCTGTACGAGGCCCTTACGGGGCGGCCTCCATTCCAAACACCCGACGCAATGCAGACGATCATGATGGTTCTCACGGAAGATCCAATCAGTCCGCGAAAACTGCAACCTCGGGTTCCGGTCGACTTAGAAACGATCTGCCTGAACTGCCTGCAGAAGAAACCGGCGAAACGATATCAATCTGCTGCCAGTCTGGCTGAAGACGTTCAGAGATTTCTCGACAACGAGCCGATTCTGGCCCGAAAGACTCCCCTCTGGGAGCAAGGCTGGAAATGGGTTCGACGTCATCCGACCTACACCACCTTGGCGATGATGTTATTCCTTGTTGTCGTTGGTGCTGTGGTGGGAGTGTCGTTGCATGTTGACCGTCTGCAGGTCGAACTTGACAGGTCGGAAAGGCTTTTCGAAGACAGCCAGGAGCTCGGCGAATGGCTGGTGAATCGACACATTCCAGAGATCGCCAGAATCCGTGGAGGGACCGAGCAGCAAGAAAACTTGGTCGCCAGAACGCTGCAGCATCTTCAGGAGCTTGAGAGCGACATCGCTGCCGATCAAAGACTTGCCGAGTATCTCGCACAAGCGTATCTACGAATCGCCGAGGTCCAGTCCGACCCGTTTTTCGCAACCGAATCACGGCGTGAGCAGGCACTCGCCAGCTATCAAAACGCATTGAGACTCTTCGAAAACCTTGCAGACTTCGCTCCCCAAGACTCTGAACTCACTCTCTCTGCTCGCCTCCAAGTCTTAATCGAAATGGCTCGGATAAATATTCATCTGCACCGGTTCGATCAAGCAACTCAGTTGATTCAGCAGGCTTCCGCTCTTCTCCCTCCGAGCGGCTCCTCGAATCCAACGATTCAATTTGCAGAGCTTCAAATTTCTGAATTGGAAACGACAGTCGGACATCGACAGGGAAGCATCACACCGGAGAATGCACTTGCCAGATACCGAGACCTCTACAAATCCAGTATTCCGCTCGTAGGAAAGTTACCGGTCGCAGCTCGACACGATCTGTGTCAGGCTCGCCTGTGTCGGAAGGAAGTCGAAATCCGGAGTCAGCAAGGTGTGGATCATCAGGGAGATCGAAAAGTCGAATTGCAAACGGTGAGGAACTCGTTGAAGGAAATATTCCAACAGTCCAGCTTGGACAGGCATGCCTTATGGACGATTTCGGCGACTCAAGCGGAACTCGCTCGTCAGTTCCGCAAGGTCGGAGATGTCCAGGAGGCCGACAGCCTCTTAGAGGACGCAATCGACCAACAACAGGGTCTGGTGAGTGAGATTCTGCAGAGTTCCGTTCTTGTTCAGTCGCTACTGGAAATGCTTGAGCAGAAGATTGAGGTCGAACTTACACGTCCCAACCTTGATCAGGCATTGGAGTTTACGCGACAGCATCTCGCTGCCGCTGAGGAACTCTATCTTTCAAGTCCGGAAGGGTTTAGAAACGACTACCGAAAATCTCTTGAGTTGCTGGCTGAAGTGCAGAGGCGAAGGCATCGGTATCAAGAGGCTGAGGTCGCAATTCTTTCCGCAATAAAACTGCATCGCGATTCCCCTGACGAGACTCAGCAGTTGGCTCTCGCGAAATTACTGAAATTTCACGCAGAACTGATGGTCGAATCAACAGGTTCGCGCTCGATTGAACCAGAACGAATCAAAGCACTTCAGGCAGCTATCGACCGACTCAAGGCAAGCATTTCAATTTATGAGAGAATTGGTGCGCCAACCCAGAGCGAATCAGGTCCACTCTATTGGAAAACGATCTCACGCTTGCATGAATTCGAAGAGCAATTCGAACAAATTATGTTACATAGCAGAGAGCGTTCACGTTCAGTTCAGAGACCGACCTCTCCACTGTTGATTGGGCCTTCAGAAAAAACTGATTAG
- a CDS encoding M48 family metalloprotease encodes MLNHTRKICVIVCLGAILSLTNTSFGEVTDRHREVTDRVMKRLLAVMGKPAGWEVWPPEYEVTDPGFANAFAMYRTEDGIDIPRIEVTVTTIEEIAKFDEEALAFTLGHELGHLYHHHSHKKLKFLKQYGDDLNVVYMATQREFEYEADLFGMQLAFKAGYTRKGLMKDLQGWRGDSTPYCRYEGLKLSHPTWEDRAQYLFDDKQAKSLWRSLSSFQTGVLFLENQHYPHAEACFREVTTEFPDCYEAWANLGYALLMQYCDALDAEDIRSFDIGHLVVGGFYRRPDSLERPVRGVIDDLWFEAVGAFREALRLKERLQFKDPLLMVKANLAVAYLVHPAGKDVGQAERWFEQVFIALEDEELAKSLDPLVHASILINSGSARGFKPDLVVETLKILAQAKTVRGNGPAVVAMESALQFNQARTLLAENDPKKQQAALKLFEQYLDGMTSASSYWPIAYRDYVTMAKAVGVTPKAATDFRKPGVKNWRPITSVELPNGKVIGLSQSIKKLMEDLGPADVEIPVAQGTNLKYYKYNDLGITVLATREVLAVIFNDETAPGITVRRPGLGGDRAEVTLGMKKREIEQLFGDDWDSELVHLFDENNLYALYRDLGLAVLYEKGVATQLVVTVVPMNGGK; translated from the coding sequence ATGCTCAACCATACACGAAAAATCTGCGTCATTGTTTGTCTTGGGGCAATTTTGAGCCTCACGAATACTTCCTTCGGTGAAGTCACCGATCGACACCGAGAGGTGACCGATCGAGTGATGAAGCGACTTCTTGCGGTGATGGGGAAGCCCGCAGGTTGGGAAGTTTGGCCGCCGGAGTATGAAGTAACCGATCCAGGGTTTGCGAATGCCTTTGCGATGTATCGGACTGAAGACGGTATCGACATCCCCAGGATCGAGGTCACTGTGACAACGATCGAGGAAATCGCCAAATTCGATGAAGAAGCTTTGGCTTTCACGCTTGGTCACGAGTTGGGGCATCTTTATCACCATCATAGCCACAAGAAGCTTAAGTTTCTGAAACAGTATGGGGACGATCTGAATGTCGTCTACATGGCGACTCAGCGAGAGTTCGAATATGAAGCAGATCTGTTCGGGATGCAGCTCGCTTTTAAAGCGGGATATACGCGGAAAGGATTGATGAAGGACTTGCAGGGTTGGCGTGGAGACTCAACACCGTACTGCAGGTACGAAGGTCTGAAACTCAGTCATCCGACATGGGAGGATCGCGCTCAATACCTGTTCGATGACAAGCAGGCGAAGTCTCTGTGGAGATCTCTCAGCTCATTTCAAACGGGAGTTCTTTTTCTGGAAAATCAGCATTATCCGCATGCGGAAGCCTGTTTTCGCGAAGTGACCACAGAATTTCCCGACTGCTATGAAGCATGGGCAAATCTGGGATATGCACTTCTCATGCAGTATTGTGATGCTTTGGATGCTGAGGATATTCGGAGTTTCGACATTGGTCATCTCGTTGTTGGAGGCTTCTATCGTCGTCCAGATTCACTGGAACGGCCCGTCCGTGGCGTGATCGACGATCTCTGGTTCGAAGCTGTCGGGGCATTTCGGGAAGCTCTTCGCCTCAAAGAGCGATTGCAATTCAAAGATCCCTTACTGATGGTCAAGGCAAACCTGGCTGTCGCGTATCTGGTGCATCCTGCCGGGAAAGATGTTGGTCAGGCTGAGCGCTGGTTTGAGCAGGTGTTCATTGCTCTTGAAGACGAAGAACTCGCGAAAAGTCTTGACCCACTGGTGCATGCCTCAATCCTGATCAATTCCGGATCGGCGCGAGGGTTCAAGCCTGATCTGGTTGTTGAGACACTCAAGATCCTTGCACAAGCGAAAACTGTCCGCGGAAACGGTCCGGCTGTCGTCGCGATGGAATCTGCGTTGCAATTCAATCAAGCTCGTACGCTGTTAGCTGAGAATGATCCAAAGAAGCAACAGGCTGCCCTGAAATTGTTCGAACAGTATTTGGATGGCATGACTTCCGCGAGTTCGTATTGGCCGATCGCATATCGCGATTATGTCACGATGGCGAAAGCCGTGGGGGTGACTCCCAAAGCGGCCACCGATTTTCGAAAGCCGGGTGTCAAGAACTGGCGTCCCATTACTTCTGTTGAGCTTCCCAATGGGAAGGTGATAGGACTCAGTCAAAGTATCAAAAAACTGATGGAGGACCTGGGGCCTGCGGATGTTGAAATTCCAGTTGCCCAAGGGACAAACCTGAAATATTACAAGTACAACGATTTGGGGATCACTGTTTTGGCGACACGCGAAGTCCTCGCAGTCATCTTCAACGACGAGACTGCACCGGGGATTACGGTTCGCCGCCCGGGACTTGGAGGAGATCGGGCAGAGGTCACCTTAGGGATGAAGAAGCGTGAGATCGAGCAACTGTTCGGTGACGACTGGGACTCAGAGTTAGTGCACCTTTTCGATGAAAACAATCTCTACGCACTCTATCGCGATCTCGGCTTGGCGGTTCTCTATGAGAAAGGGGTGGCAACTCAATTGGTGGTGACAGTCGTTCCCATGAACGGTGGAAAATAG
- a CDS encoding caspase family protein yields the protein MKFIRLKHSLWFGGILFLILGFTVRIQAADPILRLETGGHTANCLWLGFTPDGRELVTLGADKVIRIWDVTTPSKPRLDRTLRIQIGEGQSGILVGGAIAPQGDLLAVCGQLENNVFLLIDLKTGKVFTSVSGHTGTVRSLAFSQDGRYLLSGGDGITIGLSDIDAWRRSGNTELPTTTLVGHQGAVFHCTFLGSGPGMKVLSTSADQTLRIWSYNGVQWVTENRLSYENSFYYQPVAAPNGKQFAATVVNQPVRLFNSNGRLLQSYGSLTFDDPQGMIPVVDFSPDSSKLIYGMTGQFKLGGSGVFDIQSGRIDSRFGEHNNTVQTIAAHPDYSKGKPLIASAGGDANEVYIWNGTTGERVSRIVGRGAAVYGIAVSDDGKQLAFGQKNGRSITVNADHPLTQTFDFDSFYPGGPATDSWTNWRRRNETANGWSATTPENLFGSIDLFHHGRQVSRIENTAGGRVICYSFSPDGRRIVVGYDFALAIYDTETGRLLKEFVGHESTIWSLTISPDGNTLYSSSGDQTIRAWDLNGTPDRNGGVSSLLNFFVTSDGEEWIAWTNEGYYTGSPGADEFIGWHINKGIEHQADFAAAWQYSRAFRRPEIVSRVLEARSTSEAIRLVANQQNKPAAPQLDVAQNQDELAVPIVQITSPNENANTDATTIRVTGTVQPTGSLPIDEIRVLVNGRPASGTRGFVVQLKPKPNAGNVAAAKPFDVEVGLLDGENHIEVIATTAYATSRPAAVVVTRNAPVTIRPTLYVLGIGVSKYEQSDLNLAFPDDDVNQLIEVLKEQSGGLYKEVVTNSLIDEDVTDRNIRRALVELQRSVTQHDVAIVLLSGHGDLANGQYFYCPHDHDPTETAIYGIRFSDLTEPLKQMPCKVLLCLDTCHAAGVLGPQGQRTRATTSVLNRAVAEMTSLESGMVVMASSTGQQASIEDDAWGHGAFALSLIEALSGKRHPNVESRLKLPCDLNGDDVLELVEIDAYVTSRVKELTGGRQQPITERGRIPSFPIAVVR from the coding sequence ATGAAATTCATTCGCTTGAAACATTCTCTCTGGTTCGGTGGCATACTTTTTCTGATCCTTGGTTTCACGGTTCGGATACAAGCAGCCGATCCGATCCTTCGATTGGAAACGGGAGGCCATACGGCGAATTGCCTCTGGTTGGGCTTCACTCCAGATGGTCGCGAACTGGTGACTCTCGGTGCGGATAAAGTCATTCGTATCTGGGATGTCACCACTCCGTCCAAACCCCGATTGGACCGAACGCTTCGTATTCAAATCGGCGAAGGACAGTCAGGGATTCTGGTGGGTGGTGCGATTGCGCCTCAGGGAGATCTCTTGGCGGTCTGCGGACAGCTTGAGAATAATGTCTTTCTGTTGATCGACCTCAAGACTGGAAAGGTTTTCACAAGTGTTTCGGGCCATACAGGAACCGTTCGGTCGCTGGCGTTCTCTCAAGATGGACGATACCTGCTGAGCGGTGGAGACGGCATCACGATCGGGCTGTCCGACATTGATGCGTGGCGTCGAAGCGGAAACACCGAACTCCCCACGACGACTCTTGTCGGTCACCAGGGTGCAGTCTTCCATTGCACCTTCCTGGGGTCTGGACCAGGCATGAAAGTTCTTTCAACTTCCGCAGATCAGACGCTGCGCATCTGGAGTTATAATGGCGTTCAATGGGTCACCGAAAACAGACTTTCTTACGAAAATAGCTTTTACTATCAACCGGTCGCTGCTCCCAATGGAAAGCAGTTTGCTGCCACGGTCGTCAATCAGCCCGTTCGGCTGTTCAACTCAAACGGACGTCTTCTCCAATCGTACGGAAGCCTCACCTTTGATGATCCGCAAGGCATGATTCCAGTCGTCGACTTTTCTCCGGATTCGAGCAAGCTCATTTACGGAATGACCGGTCAGTTTAAACTTGGAGGGAGCGGCGTTTTCGATATTCAATCGGGCCGAATCGATTCTCGATTTGGCGAGCACAACAACACGGTCCAGACCATCGCAGCTCATCCTGATTATTCTAAAGGAAAACCACTCATCGCATCAGCAGGGGGAGACGCGAACGAGGTTTACATCTGGAATGGAACCACCGGAGAACGAGTTTCCAGGATCGTCGGTCGCGGTGCCGCCGTGTATGGGATCGCTGTGAGCGACGATGGAAAGCAGCTTGCTTTCGGTCAGAAGAATGGACGGTCAATCACCGTGAATGCCGATCATCCACTGACTCAGACTTTCGACTTTGATTCATTTTATCCTGGTGGACCAGCAACTGACAGCTGGACGAACTGGCGGCGGAGAAATGAAACTGCGAATGGCTGGTCCGCAACGACCCCGGAAAATCTTTTTGGTTCCATTGATCTCTTTCATCATGGACGACAGGTTTCGCGGATCGAGAACACCGCTGGGGGGAGAGTCATCTGCTACTCCTTCTCACCGGACGGTCGGAGAATTGTTGTCGGCTACGACTTCGCTCTGGCGATTTACGATACGGAAACGGGACGACTCCTCAAAGAGTTTGTCGGGCACGAGTCCACGATCTGGTCGCTCACGATCAGCCCAGATGGAAACACCTTGTACTCAAGCAGTGGTGACCAAACAATTCGAGCTTGGGATCTGAACGGTACGCCCGATCGAAATGGAGGAGTTTCTTCTCTGTTGAATTTCTTTGTCACGAGTGATGGTGAAGAGTGGATCGCCTGGACGAATGAAGGTTATTACACCGGTTCACCCGGAGCTGATGAATTCATTGGCTGGCACATCAATAAGGGGATCGAACATCAGGCCGACTTCGCAGCTGCCTGGCAATATTCGCGAGCCTTTCGGCGTCCCGAAATCGTTTCCCGCGTGCTTGAGGCTCGTTCAACATCCGAAGCGATTCGACTCGTCGCGAATCAACAGAATAAACCTGCTGCCCCGCAGCTTGATGTCGCACAAAATCAAGATGAACTTGCAGTACCTATTGTTCAGATTACGTCACCGAATGAGAATGCAAATACTGACGCGACGACGATCCGTGTTACAGGAACTGTGCAACCAACAGGAAGTTTGCCTATCGATGAGATTCGAGTTTTGGTCAATGGCCGCCCAGCGAGTGGAACTCGAGGATTTGTCGTTCAACTAAAGCCAAAGCCCAACGCCGGCAATGTCGCAGCTGCCAAACCGTTCGATGTTGAAGTCGGCTTGCTTGATGGAGAGAACCACATCGAAGTGATTGCGACAACAGCTTATGCCACAAGTCGTCCCGCGGCAGTTGTCGTCACTCGAAATGCGCCTGTCACGATTCGGCCAACACTTTACGTGCTGGGGATCGGGGTTTCGAAGTACGAACAATCAGATCTCAATCTCGCGTTTCCAGATGATGACGTGAACCAGTTGATTGAGGTCCTCAAGGAACAGTCTGGCGGACTCTATAAAGAAGTCGTTACGAACTCGCTCATCGATGAAGATGTCACCGACCGAAATATTCGGCGGGCACTTGTTGAACTTCAGAGGAGCGTCACCCAACATGATGTCGCGATAGTGCTCCTCTCTGGCCATGGTGACCTTGCTAACGGTCAATACTTCTATTGTCCTCACGATCATGACCCGACCGAAACTGCAATCTACGGAATTCGGTTTTCCGATCTCACAGAACCATTGAAGCAGATGCCCTGCAAAGTTTTACTCTGTCTCGATACATGCCATGCAGCAGGAGTGTTAGGACCGCAAGGGCAGCGGACAAGAGCGACAACTTCTGTTTTGAATCGTGCTGTTGCAGAGATGACCAGCCTTGAGTCAGGCATGGTAGTGATGGCGAGTTCCACCGGTCAGCAAGCGAGCATTGAGGACGATGCGTGGGGGCATGGTGCATTTGCATTGTCCTTGATCGAAGCGCTCTCAGGTAAGAGACACCCCAACGTGGAGAGCAGGCTCAAACTTCCCTGCGATCTCAACGGAGACGACGTGCTCGAGCTTGTCGAAATCGACGCCTACGTCACATCGAGAGTGAAAGAACTCACCGGAGGCAGACAGCAGCCGATTACAGAAAGAGGACGAATCCCATCTTTTCCGATTGCAGTCGTTCGGTAA
- a CDS encoding M48 family metallopeptidase: MNLFVTPRSDKLRIAFATLAIIFVAADANAEVTEKHREVAQSTFDRLIEVIERPDGWDVWPPKLDIIDSPEVQAIAYPTQTDEGLTPNIKVYVGLIEKVADYDPEILAFVVGHEIGHLVYFHSQEGQEWYQKFGSTKISTAVTAANRDQELEADFFGMQVALKAGFSHRGVRRALVGMAKAMGKNDYCSFEGLQASHPSWDTRASYLQQDKVQLELWRSMTAFNNGVLFLETENYVHAEFCFRRVVEEFPECYEGWTNLGYALLMQYADAFDKDDLRSFDIGHIVVGGFYRRPESLTSQLRAIDPDLWYEAVGAFREALRLKDRLGIEDEMILVKANLAVAYLIHPNGKQVGEAEKYFEEIFQLFEDPANTKQLDPLVRATILINAGAGRPLKEERVAQALEDLKQVAQESPQSKTQVNTLTAALGYSQALQLAATGKPNDKSSAVKLLEKYLTTISPASAWWPVAYEEYQKLVESTGGTPKLIDDFKSPGVKDWRTVTSVTLSNGTTIGLSLPVRDLEKELGVADTVIPIIEDTNLKRLSYKEQGISVLTSRDVLAIFMKNADSPTVKLIRPGLGGESVQLTVGMKRSQLESLLGDEWEVEFASIDDPDQVYHLYRDVGIAVQFEDGLVSELVLVMVPRRLT, translated from the coding sequence ATGAACCTCTTTGTTACGCCCCGATCGGACAAGCTGCGAATCGCATTTGCGACGCTGGCGATCATTTTCGTCGCTGCGGACGCGAACGCAGAAGTGACGGAGAAACATCGGGAAGTTGCACAATCAACATTTGATCGACTGATTGAGGTCATCGAGCGCCCCGACGGTTGGGATGTTTGGCCTCCCAAACTCGACATCATTGATAGTCCCGAAGTCCAGGCGATTGCCTATCCGACTCAAACAGACGAGGGGCTCACACCGAATATCAAAGTGTATGTCGGATTAATCGAGAAAGTCGCTGACTATGATCCAGAAATTCTGGCATTCGTGGTCGGACATGAAATCGGTCATTTGGTCTACTTCCATTCGCAGGAAGGGCAGGAGTGGTATCAAAAATTCGGTAGCACCAAGATCTCAACAGCGGTCACTGCCGCCAATCGGGATCAAGAACTTGAAGCCGACTTCTTCGGAATGCAAGTCGCACTCAAAGCAGGCTTTTCACATCGTGGCGTGCGTCGAGCCCTTGTAGGGATGGCAAAAGCGATGGGGAAGAACGACTACTGTTCTTTTGAGGGCCTGCAGGCGTCGCATCCATCTTGGGATACGCGAGCGTCCTATCTGCAACAGGATAAAGTACAATTAGAATTATGGCGTTCGATGACCGCCTTCAATAACGGAGTGCTCTTTCTGGAAACTGAAAACTACGTTCATGCTGAATTCTGTTTTCGCAGAGTCGTCGAAGAGTTTCCTGAATGCTACGAAGGCTGGACCAATCTCGGATATGCACTCTTGATGCAATACGCCGATGCTTTCGACAAGGACGACCTCCGATCATTCGATATCGGTCACATCGTGGTTGGTGGTTTTTATCGCAGACCAGAGTCTTTAACTTCGCAACTGCGAGCGATTGACCCCGATCTTTGGTACGAAGCAGTTGGAGCTTTCCGTGAGGCCCTGCGACTCAAAGACCGTCTGGGCATCGAGGACGAGATGATTCTCGTGAAAGCGAATTTGGCGGTCGCCTATCTGATTCATCCCAATGGGAAGCAGGTTGGTGAAGCCGAAAAATACTTTGAAGAAATCTTTCAGCTATTCGAAGATCCAGCGAACACCAAACAGCTTGACCCGCTGGTTCGAGCAACAATCCTCATCAACGCAGGAGCAGGCCGCCCACTGAAAGAAGAACGAGTTGCGCAAGCCCTTGAGGATTTAAAGCAGGTTGCACAAGAAAGTCCTCAAAGCAAAACGCAGGTCAATACATTGACGGCTGCATTGGGGTATTCTCAAGCACTCCAACTTGCTGCGACGGGAAAGCCGAATGACAAGTCTTCAGCTGTGAAGTTGCTTGAAAAGTACCTCACCACTATCAGCCCTGCGAGTGCCTGGTGGCCGGTTGCATATGAGGAATATCAAAAACTTGTTGAATCCACGGGTGGCACACCGAAGTTGATCGATGATTTCAAGTCCCCTGGCGTCAAAGACTGGCGAACCGTCACCAGCGTGACGCTTTCGAATGGAACGACCATCGGTTTGTCACTTCCCGTCCGTGATTTAGAAAAAGAACTCGGAGTTGCAGATACTGTGATTCCCATCATCGAAGATACAAACCTTAAACGGCTTAGTTACAAAGAGCAGGGGATTTCAGTCCTGACCAGTCGGGATGTCCTCGCCATCTTTATGAAAAATGCCGATTCCCCCACGGTCAAACTCATCCGTCCAGGACTCGGAGGTGAGTCAGTACAACTGACAGTCGGCATGAAGCGCAGCCAACTCGAATCCTTACTCGGTGATGAGTGGGAAGTTGAGTTCGCCAGCATTGACGATCCTGATCAGGTGTATCACCTGTATCGAGATGTCGGAATCGCTGTGCAATTCGAAGACGGGCTGGTGAGTGAACTCGTTCTCGTAATGGTACCTCGAAGGTTAACTTAA